The following are encoded together in the Zingiber officinale cultivar Zhangliang chromosome 8A, Zo_v1.1, whole genome shotgun sequence genome:
- the LOC122012151 gene encoding uncharacterized protein LOC122012151, with protein MEDVMKGPYKVPSFGSWNFYEEKHVDGFVQAQFFVEDGEELFEVLRSYKHLPQERKKEEKKKNKPRAVDDDLYKIPPELLCQIPKKRNLLKDFWAGCLCLSCMA; from the exons ATGGAG GATGTGATGAAGGGGCCGTACAAGGTTCCATCTTTTGGTAGCTGGAATTTCTATGAAGAGAAACATGTCGATGGGTTTGTGCAAGCTCAATTCTTTGTGGAAGATGGCGAGGAGCTCTTCGAGGTACTCAGATCCTACAAACATCTGCCTCAG gagaggaagaaggaggagaagaagaagaacaagccaAGAGCTGTAGATGATGACCTTTACAAGATACCTCCAGAGCTCCTCTGTCAAATACCAAAGAAG AGGAATTTGCTAAAGGATTTTTGGGCAGGGTGTCTGTGCCTCAGTTGCATGGCATGA